The DNA region GGTTTAAAGGCTCGTGTAGTCAGAGAAATTAATCAAATCGAAGAACATCATAATTTATTATATGCAGAGTCACAACAACTGCAAAATCAAGTAACAGAAAGCCGTAACCAAAGAGAGAGTTTACATCGAGAATTAAGAACATTTACCGGACAGAAAAAGCAATTAGAAACTGAAATTAATAGCCTGCAAACTGAAGTTAATAACTTGCAGAAAAATATAACAGAATTGAACAATGCTTTTTCCGTCCTCACAGCAGAAAAGCGCCGTCTAGAGTCGAATTGTAATGCATCTCGTAGTGAAATCACCCATTTGCAAAGTCAAATTTCTGAACTCCAGCAAGAAAAACAAGAAATTGAAAGTAATTTAACTCTTTTAGGCAGACTCAAACCCCAATTAGAAGAAAAATTATACGAATTGCGAATTGCAATTCAAGAGCTAGAAGTTGAGACAACCCAAAAAAATCAATTGTTAGTAGCGGCAAAAGCCGAAAGAGAAAATATCCAAGCTATCCTAGATTCTTCACGAACCCAAATCGCAGAACATAAAGCTGAATTACAGCAGTTGCAAGAGCAAGTTTCATTATTGCAAGAAGAACGAGATTCCTTACAAAATCAAGTATGGGAATTACTACAACAAACAGAAACATTCAATTCAGAACATTTGTCTGATAATTCCCATGAAGATGATAATGAATTGTTTCCGTTTTCTGAGATAATCGAAACTACAGCAATCATCAACAATTCAGAAGCTGATACATCAGAAAGTTTACCTGAAGAATGGACTAATTTTTTAGAAAATCTCCCAGTATACGAACTAGAAGTATTAAAAGCTATAGTTGAACAAGATAATCCTAATACTGCTATTAAAAAAATTGCTGAAGCAAACATTACTATGCCAAATTTGTTAATCGATTCTATAAATGAACGAGCAAATGATACTATTGGTGAATTAATAATTGATTCAAATTCAGAAATTCCAGAAGTTTACCCTGAATATATGACGCATGTCAAAAGAATAATTGCAATGTATGAAGACCGAATAGCTAGACATGCTTCGTCAAATTAAATTATTATTGCCGTCGTCAGATTAGTAGTAAGGTGAGTATGTACCTTATACCAATTCTCTATGAAGATGCATAGAATATTAAACGAACCGCCAAGAACGCCAAGAACGCCAAGAATAGAGAGTTACTTATTTAGTGCAGCTTCACATTAAATTGGTATTAGCTAACTTACTGTGTGCTTCTGTGTTTAGAATAAAGTGAAGTGTAATACATGGCAAAGCTCAAAATCTCGAAAAAAATCTCCACTGCTTTAATCAATTCCCTTGGTGCTGGGGTAGTACCAAGAGTGGGAGTTGAATATATAGCAGTAGGCCGAGAAAAAGAACTCAAAAGCCTATTACAAAATCTTGATGATATTGGAGAAGGTGTAGCAGCATTTCGCTTCATAATTGGTAACTACGGTTCTGGTAAAAGTTTTTTATTGCAACTAATACGTAACCGGGCTATGGAGCAAGGTTTTGTAGTAGCTGATGCTGATTTATCCCCTGAACGCCGATTAGCTGGAAGCAGCAATGAAGGTGTAGCTACCTATCGAGAATTAATGAGCCACCTAGCTACAAAAACTCGTCCTGATGGTGGTGCTTTAGTCTCGATTTTAGAAGGATGGATTAATAAAATTCAACAAGAAGTGGTTAAAGAAACGGAAATGCGTCCGAATGACGATGGTTTTGATGACCAAGTTGAATCGAAAATTAGGGAAGTAGTTCAGTATATTGAAGGCTTAGTTCACGGTTTTGATTTTGGTAGCGTGATTATTGCTTATTGGCGTGGCTACCGATTGGATGATGATAATTTAAAAAATGCGGCAATGCGCTGGTTGCGCGGAGAATTTACTACTAAAGTTGAGGCAAAAGCAGCTTTAGGAGTGCGCGTTATTATTGATGATGATAGTTGGTATGACTATATAAAATTGTTTGCGAAATTTGTCGCTGAAATTGGCTATAAAGGACTGTTAATTTTAGTTGATGAAGCTGTACATTTATATCAAATATCTACTACAGTCACGCGGGAAAAGAATTATAATCGACTCCTGGCAATGTTTAACGACACCATGCAATGTAAAGCAGAACATCTTGGCATTGTCGTTGGTGGAACAACCAAGTTTTTAGAAGACCCCAAACGAGGACTTTTTGCAGACCAAGCTTGGCAAAGACGCACAAAAGAAAGCCGTTTTGTTGCACAAGCTAATGTTCAGGAACATTTAGGCCCAGTGATTCGGCTAAATCCGTTGAGTGAAGCAGAAATTTTGACGCTTCTGCAACGTTTAGCTGAAATTCATGCACTCAATTTTGGCTATGAACAGACTTTGACAAATCGTGAGTTGAAAGAGTTTGTGCAAGAAATTATTAATCGCTTGGGTGCAGAAGCATTACTGACACCAGGGGAAATTGTGCGAGATTTTATGAGTGTGCTGAATATTCTTCACCAAAATCCAGGAATTGCGTTTGGTGAATTAATTCATGGCTCTAAATTTAAACCTACTGCTATGGGTAAAGACGCAGATGTGGATGAGGATGGCGCAGCAGAATTTAGTTTGTGATTAATGATGAAGACACTGAACTAGAAGAACAAGCAAATTACTCTACGAAGCGCAAAATGTTGGGTAACGCATTGCCTCAACCCAACCTACAATTTTCCACAAAGCCAAGCGTATTGATTTAAAATCAGGTAAAAAAGTGTGTGAGTGAAAGAAATGTCGGCCAAAGACTTATTCCATGAAGCAGTCAAGAAGGGTCTTCAGAAAGAGCAGTGGATAATTACACATGACCCATTAAGGATCGAGTTTGGCAAGGATGATGAAGTTAGAATAGATTTAGGTGCAGAAAGACTCTTAGCGGCTGAAAAAGCAGGAGAAAAGATTGCGGTTGAAATTAAAAGTTTTTTGAGTGACTCAGCATTGTTTGATTTTCATCTGGCACTGGGGCAATTTTTGAACTACCGTTTAGTTTTAGAAGCTAGTGAAAGAGAACGCATATTATACTTAGCAGTGCCAATTGCCGCTTATGAATCGTTTTTCCAACGTGATTTACCCCAAGCATCAGTGCAGCAATACCGAATAAAGTTGATTGTATATGATCCAGTGGATGAGGTGATAGTTAAATGGATAAACTAGCATTTTATCGTCAGTGTATTCAAAAACTATTGACTGAATACGGCGATGTTAGACCTATAAACGGCGAAATTGAGACGCAAATACTTTTTGATACAGAACACGACCATTATCAAATTGTTGATTTGGGATGGGATAAACATCACCGCATTTATAATTGCGTGATGCATTTAGACATTAAGAGCCATAAAATTTGGATTCAACGTAACCAAACTGATAAGTTGATTGCTGATGAATTGGTAGCAATGGGTGTACTAAAACAAGATATTGTATTGGGCTTGCAGCCTGTCTATGCCAGAGAATATACAGGGTATGGTGTGGGGTAGGGCTAACCAAGTTCAATCGTATCCAACCACGGGAGCGACTGTACTCTCTGGAAACAATCGGCTCAAGTCTAATAATGCATCTTCAAATCCAGGAATCGCTACTGACTAGTTAACCCAAGTTGCTGGTTATCGACTGATATGCACTTGTTATCACTCAATTCATGCGATCGCGTACAACAAAGTTGGTGCCTAGCGCCAACGTGCCGATGCCATTGTTGCCAGCATTCAGCTACTTAAATGCCTATTAGTTGTATAAATTACTTATTCAATAAAAGCTTGTTGAAGAGTAAAAGAAAAAATGAATGCTTGTAGCTTAAGTAAAAACCCTTGATAAGTGACTGCATGTATTGATTTTGGAAAAACACAAGTGATACTACTAAACACAGTTTCGATATAATGCCGAGTATGTTGTTTAATATATTGATTCCAAGGCTGGTCTTGACGCTTGGAGTTCTTTTTCCTCATGACTTTTAAAGAAATGTGACTTGTTTGTTCCAAGTCATCCTCAATCGTGTAGTCGGTGTAAGCTGAATCACCATAAATTTCACTACCAGGTGGTAGATTCAAGGGTAAGGCATTTAAAGCACGTACATCGTTGGCACTACCAGGCATAAACACAAATTCGACAGGAATACCATTTTTGGTTGTTAATAACTGAACTCGAACCCCGTAAAAATATCGTTTTTTCGATGCGATGTAACCTCTATACTGCGCCGACTGTATTATTTTTACATTAAAGATACGGATGTTATCGCAGATGGGCACTGGGAACGAGTCTAAAAGATATTCAGTGGAATCACTAATTTCCTTCAGTGCCATTCCCACTTGATGAAACAAGTCGTTGATTAACATTGAGACACTGTGTAATCTCCGGTTAAATCGTGACTTTTCTAACATATTAGATATCAACTTATGTTCTTTCATATAGGTACAAGCCTTACTATGATTACCATTAAAGAACATCGCCGATGTTATTGCCGTTGTAATAATTTCTGCGTCATTCATCTCTCGACGACAATCTTCATTATGCCCAATCGCCTTTAACAGGTCGTCTATGATAGCATATATGGAAATTATTTCGTTTAGCATTTAGCCCTCCTAATTTTCTCTTCTTGGAGGGCATTTTATTGCTTTACTGTCCCAAAGCGATCGCCCATAAGAGTAACTAGCAACTTGGGTTAGTTAGATAGAAAAATCTGCTTGCTGAGATAGCTAAACTTACTTTGAGCATTTTGATATGGCTGGCTGTGATGCTCAAGTTGACGAGCCGGTAAATTCACAATCCAGTAATGATAAATTCCGGCTTCTGCATACAAAGACAACTTGGTTGTTTGATCGTAATCTATTGTTTTATCTGAAATTTCAATAACCAACAAAATATCTTCGGGATACGGATGATGAGCAAGATAATCTTCATCTCTTCCTCGTGCAATTACAATATCCAATACCTTTAAGAAGAGTATTGATTGCATAAGGGAAAGAGATACCCGCTATTGCATTAAAGTATGACTTGACTATCCAGTGTGGATCGGTTCTATAGTCTATGTCAAATAATTCTTTGAGCATAAAAAATCAGATGCGTTTTCCCTGAAGATTAAACTGACTGCGTTGTTTACTGCCGCAGGCATCACAATGCCTCAAATTGCTGTAAGCATTGGTACAATGCACGCGGTACGTGAAAACATCCTTTCCATTTGCCACCTTTAAGGTTCAACAATACTTCTCCCCGCCGATTGAGATAGCCAAACCATTCACCGTATTCTGAATCAGCAAAGTGTGACCAAGTGTAATCGTGCATCTTTTGATACCATTTCCAACATACCTCACGCCCACTCAAGCGATAACCCATTGCTAATGCAACTAAAGACTCTAGGTGAACCCACCACAGCTTTTGATCCCATTCCAATTGTTGTGGAGGATGACCATCTGCATCCATAAAGTAATACAATCCGCCGTAGTCGCTATCCCAAGCAAAATTCAGGATGTTTAGCACGACATCAACAGCTTTGTTAATTGTTTTAGTGTCGTTTTGGCGACGCGCGATATCCATGATGAACCACATAGCTTCGATACCGTGACCTGGATTAATCAGCCGTCCCTCAAAAGAATCTATGTGGGAACCGTCAGGGGTAACGTTTTCGTACATTAGTCCCCGTTCTTGGTCGAGAAAATCGGCCATCACTTCCCGGACAGTCTCAGCTAGGACATTCTCTAACGTTTCCTTTGGTAGCAACCATTCCATTTCTAAAGTCAGGTTAGCTAAAATCATTGGTACAGCCAACGATTTCATCGGGCGTGTGCCGGGATAGGTTTTATTATATTTGCCCTTGGGGTTGTCCTTGCGGCGTAATACGTTATCATAAGCCTGCATCGCCACATCCTTTGCCCATTCTTCGCCGCCAGCGAGTGCATATTTACTAAATGCCATTGCTGCAAAGCAGTCAGAAAAGATATTGTAAGGCTCAACCAGTGGTTTCCCTTCACGAGTGAGAGCAAAGTACCAGTTACCATCACCATCTCTGCCATGTTGGGCGAGAAAATTAGCGCCATTGCTAGCAATTTTTAACCAGTTTTCGCGTTTTTCTAGCTGGTTGTAAAGCATGGAAAAAGTCCACACCTGGCGGTTTTGCAGCCAAATGAATTTGTCGGTATCATAAATTTTGCCGTAGCGATCAAGACAGGTAAAATAGCCGCCTTGCTCCCAATCGAGAGAATATTTTTCCCAAAAGAGGAGTACGTCGTTGAGGAGAGCGTTTTTGTAAAGTTCAGCGAGCGCTTGAAAATTATACTCCATAAATTTCCTCCCCTTTTGTACTAAAACCAACAGCTTAACAGTTATCACATTTTGGCTCTAATATGGGCGTAGGCGTAGCCCGTCGTAGACATCGCGTCAGCCTTTTACAAGATTTAGTCAGCAGCAGGTATACTTCTATCTTGTATCTTGCACCATTCTCAATAACCGTAGGGTAATTTTTTAGAGATGAGGTTGTTATGAGTCAGATTGAACGAGTTGCGATCGTTGGAGGAAACCACGGTAATGAGTTAACAGGAGTACATCTTGTCAAAAAGTTTCAGCAGTATCCAAATTTAATCCACAGAGCAAGTTTTGAAACTCTGGCATTACTTGGTAATCTCAAAGCTATTGAAGAAGGCAAACGATACATTGACAAAGATTTAAATCGTTGCTTCACTAATCAAGGCTTACAAAATCCTCAACTCTCAAGTTATGAAGATACACGGGCAAAAGCAATTCAACAGATATTGCAACCGCAAAATCAGCCCTCTGTAGATGTAATAGTTGATTTGCATAGCACAACTGCCAACATGGGGTTAAGTCTGATTTTTTGTGACATGCATCCTTTTTTACTCCGGTTAGGCGCTTATTTGAGTTCTACAAATCCGATGGTAAAGGTTTTTGTTAATCAACAATCTAGAGAAGGTGGTTTTCTCCGTTCTTTGTGCGAATTGGGTTTTGTTATAGAAGTTGGTGCTGTGGCTCAAAATATCTTAAATGCCGAATTATTTCAGCAAACAGAACAACTTATCTACGGAATTCTAGATTATTTTGAAGCTTACAACCAAGGTAATATTCCGCAGAAAAGCAGTACGCTTACATTTTATCAATACATTAGGACTATCGATTATCCAAGAAGCGATGCCTACGGCGGGCTGCGCCAACGCGGGGAGATTAAAGCCATGATTCACCCCCACCTTCAGTTTAGAGATTATGAACCTTTGAATCCAGGCGATCCAATGTTTATAACTTTTGAAGGAAAAGAAATTTTCTATGAAGGAGAGTTTACTGTTTATCCTATTTTTATTAATGAAGCAGCTTACTACGAGAAAGGAATTGCAATGCATCTAAGTCAAAAACAACAAAAGATAGTTTAAAAGGCGTTCCATAAGGTAATTGATGAATATTCTATAACTAATCCAAATACATTCGATGCACGGCGCTTACTGCTTTTAGGTAGCTAGGGGTAAAGCATTCCGAGACTTAATGGCGCAATTGCTATCAGAATCAGATGCACAACTGCAAGTCTGGAAAACCAAGATTCTGGAAGCTGTTGGCGACAATGGACAAGTCTTGGATTATCAACTAGCTATTCAATTGTGGTAAAAAAATATGGGGGGATGTAGAATTTTCACAAATGATTTAGGGCGGCTATAGAATCCTAAATTATTCGTGAAAAGTTAGCTCTTCGATTTATTTGATAAGTCGTGGATCTGGACACCGCAAATTTTTACAAATCAGATAGGATTGCTATAGCTATTTCCTAAACCTTTTTTAAGCGCACACGATATTAAACGCTTACCCTGGTAGCCGATAGATAATTACTTTTCCTTTCCAATTTTCTTCCACAAATACCAGATGTTCACCATTTGAACGACGAAAAGCGCGGATACCATAAGGTATATCAATCCAGCCACTTTCGCTGCCAACTTCTGGGCCTGGTTTTAACTGTTGTACTTGCGCTCCTGTCTTGGCATTATAGACATATACCTCTGCGGTTTTGACTGTTACGGCAAATACATAGTCTCCCGCCACACTCATAGCCGCCGTAGATACTTCGCGTTTACCCGTGGTGTCATAGGGAATCACAATTCGCCAACGGGGAGTACGATTTCCTTTACTCCAGTTGTCAAAACGGGCAATCTCAGATCCAGCAACTCCAGTATCGTCACCGAATGCAGGGTGATCTCCTGTAAAGCCTGACAAGTACATAGTATCTGTTTGGGGGAAATATTCGAGCCGCCGCAAGTCGTTAAATATCTTGGGAGTAGTTTGCTTTTCCATCGAACTATAGCTGTAGATGGGGTTGCCTTTAGCATCTATTCCCTGTAAAGGATAGTGTCGAATGCCATCTTCTGTTCGCAAAGCTTTCCAAACATCTCCTTTGCTGTCTACCCACCAGCCGCCGATATAGGGATAATCTTTGCTGGTATCATATTCGTTCTTTTCAAATTTGCCATTTCCGTTGCGATCGCGCCAGATCCATTCCCCTTGTTTTGGTTGATTCGGTGGCCAATTCCCCTTGAGAAATGGTTTATCTGCGCCATTGCTACCGACAAACATTCCGGTTGGAATAGCTACTTTACCATCTGTGTCTGGATTGAAACGATATATTTGCAGAAAGCTATTATACATATCTGTGAGGAACAGAAACCGCTTTCCTTGGATGCGGCGAACAAAGGTTCCATCTGGCGATGTATGCAGACGGGGATCTTGAGGATATTTGAAAGGATTTAAGGTGTAGGCTTTGTAAGTCCATTGCTTACCAGCAGCCTTACTGTAATCCATGAGATAGTGTTCTTGTTTGGTGAATAAATCTACACCATCAGTTTTAGGATCGGCATCTGCATTATCGACGAATATCAATCCTAGCGATCGCCATATTAGTTTTCCCGATGGCGAAAATTTCCGCAAATCTGTTCCTGATTTGTTGAAACCATTACTATTTATATAAATATTGCCTGAAGCGTCTGTACCAATTCCGGTAAGTCCATAAAGTTTCAAATCTCCAACTTCACCAGGAACTCCTGCATAAATACCGCCTTTAGAACCAAAACTACCCACTTGCGTCGGCTTATCTTTGATGTCATAAATCAACATTTGCTGACGCGGCCCATTTTCTGCCACCAACAGCTTACCTTGATGATCAATTGCGATCGCAGTTGGTTCAACAATATCTGCAATCTGTTGCGGTAATTGCTTTCCACTCGGCGAATAATGAAGAATCTTGGCAGGCTTACTACCATTTTTGCTTTGAATAATCCACAGATTTTTTTGTGGATCGATAGTTATTGCTCCGGGATTAGCAACTGTAAAAGTGCGTAGTTCTTTCATCGTATCAGTATCATAGACACGAATCTGATTGGTAGCAAAATCACTCACATACAACTCGTTTCCCACAGTTGCTAATCCAGTGACTTCATTTTTAGTACTGGTAATTAACATACTTTTATCCCAACCACGCCCTTTAGAAAAAGGCGCAGGTTTTCCCGACAAATCATAGCGTCTAACGCAATGCCAAGCTGTTCCTTCTGCTGGGTAATCTTCATTAGTTTTACCCTTAGATCCCTGAGTCATGGCAATGTAAATATATTTACTATTTGCTGTTACAGCTATGCCACCACCACGACTCCAGCCGTGAGTATCCCCAATAGCACCAATAACCTTACCATCCTTATAGATGGCTGCTTCCATTCCCGCTTCATCCCAATGGCTGTTAGTATAAACTGTGCCATCAGAAGCAACATACATTGCCTCAATATTGTTTTGTACTCGCAGATTTCCACTGCCAATCGTGTTACCTATCCACGATGTTTTATAGGTAGGTGTGGATGTTTCTGTATTGTTTTGTACTAGCAGATTTTCACTGGCAATAGTATTACTTATCGAGATTTCTTTGTGTGTAAGTATAGGTATTTCAGTATTGTTTTGTACCAGTCTTTCGCTGTCAATAGTATTACTTATCGATGAGGTTTTGTAGATAAGCGTGCGTGTTCCACTTGTTGCCCAGTCTGTTGTAATTCCAAGGGTAGTAACAATTAGTCCAACAGTCAAACTGAGTAAAAAATTGAAAGTTTTAGTTTTTTTTATATATCGAATTTTAAATATTCTTTTGAGGTGCTGGTTGAGTTGGTGACGGAGTTTTATTAACTGCGCCAGGAATTTATTTTTCATATACTTTTTAAGCTTTTAATTATTTATATACAATCACTTTTTCGGTAATCCGCAAAAAATATAACTATTTTGAAGTGGCTAAGATACAGGCTATGTATAGACATGACATTTAATAGCAAGTTTTACATAAGCTTTATAAAACTCACCTGATTCTTTGATTTTTCAATTAGTATATTTCAGGTATTAATATTTACCTGTTATTTAATATCAGTGGTAAAAACTAATACAAAATAATTCTAAATTTATTACTTTTTATCAGCTTTTCTCTCTTTCTATATATAGCATTCAGCTTTCTTGATTGGCAGGTTACATGTCTAACTAAGTATTATTTAGTTACTAAAAACACAGTTTCAATTCCTTGTTGACGTTGACATATAAATAGTTTATAAATTGGTGTTCTATACAAAAACTTTTATTGGTAATGTATATTTGAAAATTTTATTGATTCAGGTTTGGATACAGATGTAAGAGCGTGTAAAAATGCATCTGTTTTAATATATTTATAGGAGATATATCAGTGGAAAATAAACCAGAAAATTATGCTTCATCATCTGCATCTATTCTCACTCTCGGATTGGGCTGGTTTCCCAAAAGCCCCGGAGGATTAGAAAGGTATATTTATGAATTAACTCATAAATTATCTGCAAATAAAGACCAGGTTGAATTATGCGGAGTCGGTTTACCAGAAGCTGAAAGAAATTCGCCGATTAAGTTGACTAATTTAGCGAGTCCTGACAGTGCTATTTGGCAAAGATTATGGTCTATTCGCACTAATTTTCAGAAAACAAGAGTAGGCAAACCAGATGCTATTAATTTGCACTTTGCATTATATAGCTTTCCTATTTTAGATATTTTACCAAAGGGAGTCCCAGTTACTTTTAACTTTCATGGCCCTTGGGCTTCTGAGAGTCAGCAAGAGGTAGTTAATAAAAACCTTAGTCTTTTAATCAAGCACTGGCTAATAGAACAAAACACTTATAATCGCTGCGATCGCTTCATTGTTTTGAGCAAAGCATTTGGTAAAATTTTACATGATAAATATCAAGTACCGTGGGGCAAAATTAATATTATTCCTGGTGGAGTTGATATTAACTGGTTTCAGCCAAATTTATCACCCCAGGAGGCTTGTACAAAGCTAGGCTGGCCAACTAATCGCCGTATCCTATTTACATCGCGCCGCTTAGTGCATCGAACCGGAGTTGATAAGTTATTACAGGCACTGGCTATAATTAAGCCCAGAATACCAGATGTTTGGCTTGCGATCGCAGGTCGTGGTCACATCCAAGCTGCACTACAACAACAGGCTACAGAATTAGGACTAGACGACAACGTTAAATTTTTAGGTTTTCTACCTGATGAGCAATTGCCTATAGCTTATCAAGCTGCTGAATTATCTGTCATGCCTAGCCAATCTTTTGAAGGATTTGGATTAGTAATAATTGAGTCTTTAGCGTGTGGTACTCCTGTTTTATGTACCCCAGTTGGAGGAATGCCAGAAATTTTATCAGGATTTTCACCCGATTTAATTACTACTTCAACAGAAGCCTCAGCTATTGCTGAAAAATTAGAACAAGCACTATTGCGAAATATCCCCGTACCTTCACGAGAAGCCTGTCGCCAGTACGCTACCAGAAACTATGACTGGAATCAAATCGCCCAACAAGTACGGAATGTTCTATTAAATTAATAAAATAGAGACGCGAAAATTGCTTTGTAGCGATTTATCGCGTCTGAACTATATTGTATTACAAGAAGGTTTTATGAGAATTTTTTTTCTAGATCAAAGTGGTAAACCAGGTGGCGCAGAATTGTGTTTAATAGATATTGCTAAACCGTACAGAGATAACACTTTGGTAGGTTTATTTGCAGATGGGCCATTTAAAGATTTATTGCAGCAAAATCATATCCCAGTAGAAGTTCTTGCAACTCAAGTAATCCAAGTTCGTAAAGAAAGCAGTTTGCTACAAGGATTAAAGAGTCTGGGACAACTTGCGCCTTTGATTACTAAAGTAGTTAAAATAGCGCGTGAATACGATTTAATCTATGCCAACACCCAAAAAGCATTAGTTGTCGGAGCATTAGCAAGTTTCTTCAGCCGTCGCCCTTTGGTTTATCATTTACATGATATTCTTTCCACAGAACATTTTAGCCAAACTAATCTTCGCATTGCTGTTAACTTAGTTAATCGTTTTGCATCATTAGTAATTGCCAATTCTCAAGCAAGTAAAACAGCCTTTATACAAGCGGGAGGACGCCCAGATATCATCGAAGTTGTCTATAACGGCTTTGAACCAAAAAACTATCAAACTGATGAGTCTGACATTAATAAATTACAGCAACAGTTAGGATTACAAGGAAAATTTGTAGTCGGACACTTTAGCCGTCTTGCACCTTGGAAAGGGCAGCATATTTTAATTGATGCCCTTGCCAAATGTCCGTCAGAGGTGACGGCAATTTTAGTGGGTGATGCACTATTTGGCGAACAAGATTATGTCCAACAGTTACACGAACAAGTTACTGAACTAGGATTAGAAAACCGCGTCAAATTTTTAGGATTTCGTTCTGATATTCCCCAGTTAATGGCAGCTTGTGACTTAGTAGCACATACCTCTATTTCCGCAGAACCCTTTGGTAGAGTGATTGTAGAGGCAATGCTATGTGCAAAACCTGTAGTTGCAGCAAAAGCTGGCGGTGTAATGGAATTAGTAGAACATGGACTTAATGGTTTTCTAGTGACACCAGGAGAACCCCAGGAACTTGCACAAATAATTATCACCTGTCTTCAGGAGACGGAAATAACTGCAACTATAGCTAATAATGCCCGGACTACTGCTAGTCGGCGTTTTGATGTTGCAATAATTAATCAGCAAATTGCTCAACTTCTGTCTGGCAGATTATAACTACCTGATTCAATACTGCTCGGGTAAAGGATTTTTAACTCGGAATTGGGTTTAGGTTAAAGGTTTTTTCTTTCCCCTTTCCCCTTTAACCGAACCGTATTGGGCGTACTTGGCGGTTCGTTTTTTCAAATCTACTCATGATTCCGTTAGCCGTCAGACTTCAGTCTGCGGCTACACGAAGTCAGCCTGCTTATGCAGGCTTTATATTTCTGCTAAACTCTGCACTATAGCTCAAGCCGCTTCCCGCAGTTGTGCTTGTGACGGCACACTCACTTCTGGAAATGAAAGCGAGAGTTGTTCGGCTTGAGGGACTGCGGCTTGCTCTAAAACTTGAACTTCGATATTTACGCTCACTAAA from Nostoc commune NIES-4072 includes:
- a CDS encoding glycosyltransferase family 4 protein, whose amino-acid sequence is MENKPENYASSSASILTLGLGWFPKSPGGLERYIYELTHKLSANKDQVELCGVGLPEAERNSPIKLTNLASPDSAIWQRLWSIRTNFQKTRVGKPDAINLHFALYSFPILDILPKGVPVTFNFHGPWASESQQEVVNKNLSLLIKHWLIEQNTYNRCDRFIVLSKAFGKILHDKYQVPWGKINIIPGGVDINWFQPNLSPQEACTKLGWPTNRRILFTSRRLVHRTGVDKLLQALAIIKPRIPDVWLAIAGRGHIQAALQQQATELGLDDNVKFLGFLPDEQLPIAYQAAELSVMPSQSFEGFGLVIIESLACGTPVLCTPVGGMPEILSGFSPDLITTSTEASAIAEKLEQALLRNIPVPSREACRQYATRNYDWNQIAQQVRNVLLN
- a CDS encoding glycosyltransferase, with translation MRIFFLDQSGKPGGAELCLIDIAKPYRDNTLVGLFADGPFKDLLQQNHIPVEVLATQVIQVRKESSLLQGLKSLGQLAPLITKVVKIAREYDLIYANTQKALVVGALASFFSRRPLVYHLHDILSTEHFSQTNLRIAVNLVNRFASLVIANSQASKTAFIQAGGRPDIIEVVYNGFEPKNYQTDESDINKLQQQLGLQGKFVVGHFSRLAPWKGQHILIDALAKCPSEVTAILVGDALFGEQDYVQQLHEQVTELGLENRVKFLGFRSDIPQLMAACDLVAHTSISAEPFGRVIVEAMLCAKPVVAAKAGGVMELVEHGLNGFLVTPGEPQELAQIIITCLQETEITATIANNARTTASRRFDVAIINQQIAQLLSGRL